A stretch of the Vigna radiata var. radiata cultivar VC1973A chromosome 7, Vradiata_ver6, whole genome shotgun sequence genome encodes the following:
- the LOC106766233 gene encoding polygalacturonase QRT3, with translation MRFLAVCFVFLFLVLQVADTRCFTFSKEKKLSEFRAKLDRKIQDLAATLSESPPASSETKRRGRVLYVSEYGADPSGNEESGDAILKAVEDAFGLQKGYEMVAGVNDLGGVVIDFEGGNYKISKPITFPSGVGNIVVRDGTLRASDKFPGDGHLVELWSSKTEKQGNGGIYYEDITFSDILFDSSYRGGGILIVDSARIRINNCFFLHFTTEGILVHQGHETFITDCFLGQHSTVGGDKDEKHFSGVAIDLASNDNAITDVVVFSAAIGVVLRGQANILTGVHCYNKATGFGGIGILVKLPGNSLTRIDNCYMDYTGIVMEDPVQVHVTNGLFLGDANIVLKSVKGQVLGLNILNNMFNGNPKRKVPIVSLDGEFSSIDQVLVDHNLVNGMGLRSTVGKLTVSGNGTKWVADFSSLLVFPKRISHFQFSFYAQDEPKFVAFSVTNVSDNVVVVESEKEAKGSVSFTVEQ, from the exons ATGAGATTCTTAGCGGTGTGTTTTGTCTTCTTATTTCTGGTGCTACAAGTAGCAGACACCAGATGTTTCACTTTCAGCAAGGAGAAAAAGCTGTCAGAATTCAGGGCCAAACTTGATCGAAAGATTCAAGATTTAGCTGCAACTCTTTCGGAATCACCACCCGCTTCATCAGAAACAAAGAGG AGAGGGAGAGTGTTGTACGTGAGTGAGTATGGTGCTGATCCAAGTGGAAATGAAGAGAGTGGCGATGCCATTTTGAAAGCAGTGGAAGATGCTTTTGGTTTGCAGAAGGGTTATGAGATGGTTGCAGGGGTGAATGATCTTGGAGGGGTTGTCATTGATTTCGAAGGTGGAAACTACAAAATCAGCAAACCGATCACATTCCCTTCAGGTGTTGGCAATATTGTG GTAAGAGATGGAACGTTGAGAGCATCTGATAAATTTCCTGGTGATGGACATCTAGTTGAGTTATGGTCATCAAAGACTGAGAAACAAGGCAATGGTGGCATTTACTATGAAGACATAACTTTCAGTGACATTCTCTTTGATTCAAGCTACAGAGGAGGAGGGATATTGATCGTTGATTCTGCTAGAATCCGGATCAACAATTGCTTCTTCCTTCACTTCACCACGGAAGGAATTCTGGTCCACCAAGGACACGAGACCTTCATCACAGATTGCTTTCTTGGACAACACTCAACCGTTGGAGGAGACAAAGATGAGAAGCACTTCTCAGGGGTAGCCATTGATCTTGCTAGCAATGATAATGCAATCACAGATGTTGTAGTTTTTTCAGCAGCCATTGGTGTTGTTCTAAGGGGTCAAGCTAACATTTTAACTGGGGTGCATTGCTATAACAAGGCAACAGGTTTTGGTGGCATAGGGATATTAGTGAAATTGCCTGGTAATTCTCTGACAAGAATTGACAATTGTTATATGGATTACACTGGAATAGTTATGGAAGATCCAGTTCAAGTTCATGTCACAAATGGGTTGTTTCTAGGGGATGCTAATATTGTATTGAAGTCTGTTAAAGGTCAAGTTTTGGGTCTAAATATACTGAATAACATGTTCAATGGTAACCCCAAAAGGAAGGTTCCTATTGTAAGTCTAGATGGGGAATTCAGTAGCATTGATCAAGTGCTGGTTGACCACAACCTTGTCAATGGCATGGGCTTGAGATCAACGGTTGGGAAGTTAACTGTCAGTGGAAATGGCACAAAGTGGGTGGCTGATTTTTCATCGCTTTTGGTGTTTCCTAAGAGAATTAgccattttcaattttcattttatgcTCAAGATGAGCCTAAGTTTGTAGCATTTTCTGTGACCAATGTGTCAGATAACGTTGTTGTTGTGGAGAGTGAGAAAGAAGCGAAAGGGTCTGTTTCCTTCACAGTTGAACAATAA
- the LOC111242059 gene encoding uncharacterized protein LOC111242059 — translation MDVKSAFLNGFIKEEVYVSQPPGFEDFKFPDHVYKLKKALYGLKQTPRSWYERLSTFLIDNDFSRGKVDSTLFTKKVVKHILIVQVYVDDIIFGSTDDSLCEEFAEIMQGEFEMSMMGELNFFLGLQIKQMNGGTFISQTKYCREILKKFDMDTCKEANTPMGTSCYLDKDESGKRLNETMFRGMIGSLLYLTASRPDIMQNVCVCARYQANPKESHLTAVKRILKYLKGTTSFGLWYPSDASPSLIGYSDADYGGCKIDRNSTSGTCHFLGCSLVSWHSKQQVCVALSTTEAKYIAAGNCCAQILWMKQQLEDFDIFLDNIPLKCDNTSAINLTKNPIMHSRTKHIE, via the coding sequence atggatgtgaaaagtgcttttttaaacggatttataaaagaagaggtatatgttagtcaacctcctggttttgaggatttcaaatttcctgatcatgtttataagttgaaaaaggcattgtatggtcttaaacagacacctaggtcttggtatgaaagacttagcactttcttaattgataatgatttttctagaggaaaggttgattcaacttTATTTACTAAGAAGGTAGTCAAGCACATtttgattgtgcaagtttatgtagatgatatcatatttgggtcaactgatgactctttgtgtgaagaatttgcaGAAATAATGCAAGgagagtttgagatgtctatgatgggtgagctaaatttcttcttaggactacaaataaaacaaatgaatggaggaactttcatctcccaaacaaaatactgtagagaaattcttaagaaattcgatatggatacttgcaaagaagccaatacacctatgggtacttcatgctatttagataaggatgaatctggaAAAAGACTGAacgaaactatgtttagaggcatgataggatctttgttgtacttaactgctagtagaccagatattatgcaaaatgtatgtgtgtgtgctaggtatcaagccaatcctaaagaatccCATTTGACTGCTGtcaagagaatcttaaaataccttaaaggaactacttcttttggactttggtatccctctgatgcttcacctagtttaataggttactctgatgcagattatggtggttgcaaaattgatagaaatagtactagtggaacttgtCATTTTCTGGGTTGTTCTTTGGTGTCCTGGCACTCAAAGCAACAAGtgtgtgtagctttgtctaccactgaagctaaatatattgcagctggcaattgttgtgcccaaattttatggatgaaacaacaactggaagactttgatatcttccttgataatattcctttaaaatgtgataatactagtgctataaatctgaccaagaaccccataatgcattcaagaactaagcacattgaa
- the LOC106766234 gene encoding uncharacterized protein LOC106766234 gives MPVITFSDEDFHAPDPDQDNPMVITAMIARYQIGKILIDQGSSANILYWKTFKQMDVSEEAIMPLHEQIVGFAGERVDTKGYIDLPVNLGMEKTTKELKVRFLLIEADTSYNVLLGRPCLNAFGAIVSTPHLVLKYPSDNERVCTIRANQNMARECYAAALKVKPRISKQTTEGSVVEMAELDPRANTEDRIEPMGGYPTVHHGREQGPADMPGIHPDVISHKLSLFKDVRPAAQKKRRLELEKREVVDEEVGKLLKAGFIQEVKYTTWLANVVMVKKSNDKWRMCTDFTDLNKACPKDTYPLPSIDGLVDGVSRYEVLSFLDAYSGYNQIPMYRPDSENTAFITE, from the exons ATGCCTGTTATCACATTCTCTGATGAGGATTTCCACGCTCCGGATCCTGATCAGGACAACCCGATGGTGATCACTGCGATGATCGCCCGGTACCAGATAGGGAAGATCTTGATCGACCAGGGGAGCTCAGCCAATATACTATATTGGAAAACTTTCAAGCAAATGGATGTGTCGGAGGAAGCCATTATGCCTTTACATGAGCAAATTGTTGGATTCGCGGGTGAAAGGGTGGATACTAAGGGCTATATTGATCTACCGGTCAACTTAGGGATGGAGAAAACGACAAAGGAATTGAAGGTTCGTTTTCTCTTAATAGAAGCGGATACATCTTATAATGTTCTACTAGGTCGTCCGTGTCTGAATGCTTTTGGTGCCATCGTTTCTACTCCCCATTTGGTGTTGAAGTATCCATCTGATAATGAAAGAGTATGCACAATTAGGGCGAACCAAAATATGGCAAGGGAATGTTATGCTGCGGCATTAAAGGTAAAGCCTCGAATTTCCAAACAGACAACAGAAGGATCGGTAGTAGAGATGGCAGAATTGGATCCTAGGGCAAATACTGAAGATCGGATAGAACCGATGGGGGGATACCCAACTGTTCATCATGGGAGGGAGCAAGGACCAG CTGATATGCCAGGGATACATCCGGACGTCATCTCCCATAAGTtgtctttgtttaaagatgTGCGACCGGCTGCACAAAAGAAAAGGAGGTTAGAGTTGGAAAAAAGAGAAGTAGTGGATGAGGAGGTAGGGAAACTGCTAAAAGCTGGGTTTATACAAGAAGTAAAGTACACAACTTGGCTGGCCAACGTGGTAATGGTGAAAAAGTCTAACGATAAGTGGAGGATGTGTACGGACTTTACCGACTTAAACAAGGCATGTCCCAAGGACACGTATCCTCTCCCGAGTATTGATGGACTGGTGGATGGGGTTTCGAGGTATGAAGTTCTTAGCTTTTTAGACGCATATTCGGGATATAACCAAATCCCTATGTACCGTCCGGATAGCGAAAACACTGCCTTCATTACTGAATGA
- the LOC106766232 gene encoding LOW QUALITY PROTEIN: lysM domain-containing GPI-anchored protein 2 (The sequence of the model RefSeq protein was modified relative to this genomic sequence to represent the inferred CDS: inserted 2 bases in 1 codon) has protein sequence LDGEGCNGGCNRVVATVEAQPEAKFVCNSANNSRCGALIGYSHTNGTTLGDIQTLFTVKKLVDILGANNLPSNTTKSHVVGPNEVVKVPFPCRCSNGTGLSDGVPLYKIKKGDTLYDIATTTFGGLVKYPQIKVANKLPDENNITAGDTLYIPLPCSCDAVDGNRVVHYAHLVLTGSTVEGIAEQFGTTQQTLLTLNGISDPKTLQAGQILDVPLRACSSSVKNDSLDYPLLVANSSYAYTANECVKCSCESSNNYILQCEQSHLKPXPSNVFIGNTTSSTDPCNRTVCAYTGYTFNNISAELVTQNTCAVPTSPSGGSGGSGSGAPRSTLQGLLWSNLFILIHFVLFLVYVL, from the exons TTGGATGGCGAGGGTTGTAACGGTGGTTGCAATCGCGTGGTGGCGACCGTAGAGGCCCAACCGGAGGCCAAATTCGTGTGCAACAGCGCGAACAACTCAAGGTGTGGCGCCCTCATAGGGTACTCTCACACGAACGGCACCACCCTTGGCGACATCCAAACCCTCTTCACCGTGAAGAAACTTGTGGACATCCTAGGCGCCAACAACCTCCCGAGCAACACCACAAAGAGCCACGTGGTGGGGCCCAACGAGGTTGTGAAGGTGCCGTTCCCGTGCAGGTGCAGCAACGGGACTGGACTCTCGGACGGGGTTCCactttataagataaaaaaggGGGACACGCTGTACGACATAGCGACGACGACGTTTGGGGGTTTGGTGAAGTATCCGCAGATCAAGGTGGCGAATAAGTTACCGGACGAGAATAACATCACCGCCGGGGACACGCTTTATATTCCGCTGCCGTGTAGCTGCGATGCGGTGGATGGGAACAGAGTGGTGCACTATGCGCACCTGGTGTTGACGGGGAGCACGGTGGAGGGAATTGCTGAGCAATTTGGCACCACTCAGCAGACACTCCTCACTCTGAATGGCATTTCCGACCCCAAAACGCTTCAGGCCGGTCAGATTCTTGATGTTCCTCTTCGAG CTTGTTCCTCGAGTGTGAAAAATGATTCCTTGGACTATCCATTGCTTGTTGCAAATTCTTCTTACGCCTATACTGCCAACGAATGCGTCAAATGCAGCTGTGAGTCCAGCAACAACTACAT ATTACAATGCGAGCAATCCCACCTCAAACC ACCAAGCAACGTCTTCATTGGCAACACCACTTCCTCTACTGATCCCTGCAACCGCACAGTCTGTGCCTATACTGGTTATACATTCAACAATATCTCAGCAGAACTTGTAACGCAGAACACTTGTGCAG TGCCAACGAGTCCTTCAGGAGGATCTGGTGGTTCTGGTTCGGGAGCTCCCAGGAGCACTTTGCAAGGCTTGCTTTGGAGTaatcttttcattcttattcACTTTGTTCTCTTCCTTGTCTATGTTTTGTAG